A window of Rhododendron vialii isolate Sample 1 chromosome 11a, ASM3025357v1 contains these coding sequences:
- the LOC131308915 gene encoding ABC transporter G family member 1-like yields MGDILINGRTQTLAYGTSAYVTQDETLITTLTVKEAVYYSAQLQFPNSMTKSEKKERAETTIREMGLQDSMNTRIGGWGAKGLSGGQKRRVRICIEILTRPKLLFLDEPTSGLDSAASYYVISRITKLEQREGRTIITSIHQPSSKVFGLFINLCLLSSGRVVYFGRANATNEFFASNGFPCPTLQNPSDHFLRTINKDFDEDIEQGSKGKRATEEVIEILVNIV; encoded by the exons atgggtGATATTTTGATTAATGGTCGCACACAGACTTTGGCTTATGGAACATCA GCTTATGTGACTCAAGACGAAACTTTGATCACAACGCTAACGGTCAAGGAAGCCGTGTACTACTCCGCTCAGCTCCAATTCCCAAACTCAATGACGAAATCTGAAAAAAAGGAGAGGGCGGAGACGACGATAAGAGAGATGGGATTGCAGGATTCCATGAACACGAGAATCGGAGGGTGGGGAGCCAAAGGCCTCAGCGGGGGCCAAAAGAGGCGAGTGAGAATCTGCATCGAGATTCTGACACGCCCGAAGCTCCTTTTCCTCGACGAGCCAACCAGCGGGCTAGATAGTGCAGCTTCCTACTATGTCATAAGCAGAATCACGAAACTAGAGCAGAGAGAAGGGAGGACTATCATCACGTCCATTCATCAGCCGAGCAGCAAAGTGTTCGGTCTGTTTATCAACCTTTGTCTCTTGTCTTCGGGTAGAGTGGTGTACTTTGGCCGTGCTAACGCGACAAATGAG TTTTTTGCATCGAATGGTTTCCCTTGCCCAACTCTTCAGAATCCATCAGACCACTTCCTTAGAACAATAAACAAGGATTTTGACGAG GACATAGAACAGGGTTCGAAAGGAAAGAGAGCAACAGAGGAAGTGATCGAAATTCTCGTTAACATCGTTTAA